The Cytobacillus oceanisediminis genomic interval CTTGGAATTATCTATTCCGGAATTGCGGGAGCGAATCAAGCATGTTGCTGAAAAAACTTTCGAGGATGAAGTCCGATCTTTACCCATAGAAGAAATAATCGGTGAAATAATAGATATAGAATTGGATAAAACGGCAATATCCATTTTTGATGTGAAAAATGAACATGTTTTCAAGCGAAATGGAATAGCCCGGGGTCATCACTTGTTTGCACAGGCCAACTCACTGGCGGTTGCTGTTATAAATGATGAACTGGCATTGACTGCAAAAGCCAATATTCAATTTACAAGGCCAGTGCGATTAAGTGAACGTGTAATAGCAAAAGCCAAGGTCCTTACAATTGATATTGACAGCGGAAGGACGATTGTTGAAGTCAATAGCTTTGTGAATAACGAACAGGTATTTAAGGGAGAATTCGACATGTTCAGAAAAAAATAATCACTAAAGGATGAAGCATCATGAAAATTTCCATAGACGCAATGGGAGGCGACAATGCACCAAAGGAAATTGTCCTTGGCGCAATGAAAGCTGCCGCAGAGTTTAAGGATATATACATTACCCTTGTTGGCGATGAGTCAAAAATAAAGGAATACCTTACTTCAAACGAGCGTATTGAGATTTTACATACAGATGAAGTCATCTTGCCGGATGATGAACCAGTGAGAGCTGTACGCAGAAAGAAAAATGCATCAATGGTGCTTGCAGCACAGCTTGTCTCAGACGGTAAAGCTGATGCATGCATTTCTGCAGGAAACACGGGTGCTCTTATGGCAGCAGGCCTTTTTGTGGTAGGAAGGATTGAAGGCATTGAACGGCCGGCATTATCACCTACGCTTCCAACGATAGGCGGGGAAGGGTTCCTTTTGCTGGATGTAGGGGCGAATGTAGACGCGAAACCTGAGCATCTTCTTCAATATGCGATTATGGGATCCATATATACAGAAAAGGTCCGGGGTGTTTCCAATCCGAGAGTGGGCCTTCTTAATATCGGAACTGAAGAGAAAAAAGGCAATGAGCTGGCGAAAAATACATTTGACCTTCTGAAGAATGCTGATATCAATTTTATCGGCAATGTGGAAGCGCGCGATTTGCTTGAGGGAGCTGCAGATGTTGTAGTGACAGATGGCTTTACCGGCAATATGGTGCTAAAGACAATTGAGGGTACTGCTCTATCTGTATTTAAAATGCTAAAAACAGCTCTGACCAGCAGCTTTAAAACGAAATTGGCAGCAGCTGCCTTAAAGCCTGATTTATACCAGCTTAAATCCAAGATGGATTATTCGGAATACGGCGGTGCTGGATTATTTGGATTAAAGGCGCCGGTTATTAAGGCTCATGGTTCCTCAGATGCAACAGCTTTATTCAGTGCAGTCAGACAGACCAGGAATATGGTAGAAAACAATGTCGCTCAAACGATTAAGGAAGCAGTTGAAAAAGAATCAGAAAAAACAGCCATTAAATAAACTTATTTTACTTAGGGGGAAGCACGATGGGTAAAATCGCCTTTTTATTTCCTGGCCAGGGATCGCAGGCTGCAGGAATGGGAAAAGCACTAGCCGAACAGGATGAGAAAGTAAAATCATTTTTCGAAAGTGCTGATCAAAAACTTGGCTATCCACTATCAGAACTTATTTTTGAAGGGCCTCAGGAAAAATTAACGCTAACAACAAATGCCCAGCCGGCATTGTTGACTACTAGCATTGCCATCCTTGACTACTTTAAAAGATCGGGTGTAACACCTGATTTTGTTGCTGGCCACAGCCTTGGAGAGTATACTGCACTCGTTTCAGCTGAAGCTATATCCTTTGAGGACGGTGTTTATGCAGTCCGTAAAAGAGGAGAGTTCATGGAAGAAGCAGTTCCTAATGGCGAGGGAACAATGGCAGCGGTACTGGGACTTGACAGGGACAAGCTTACTGCAGTCACAGAAGAGGTTACTGCAGGCGGCAATCCGGTTCAGCTCGCAAATTTAAACTGTCCTGGACAGATTGTGATTTCAGGTTCAAGGGCGGGTGTTGAACTAGCTTCTGCAAAGGCTAAAGAAGAAGGTGCCAAGCGTGTGCTTCCACTGGAAGTAAGCGGTCCTTTCCATTCTGAATTAATGAAGCCTGCTGCGGAGAAGTTCAGGCAAATCCTGGACGAGATTGAGATCAAAGATGCAGCTGTTCCTGTCATTGCAAATGTTACGGCTTCTGAAATGACTTCCGCTTCAGAAATAAACAGCAGATTGATTGAACAGCTGTATTCTCCTGTACTCTGGGAGGATTCAATCCGCAAAATGATAGAGCTTGGAGTAGATACATTTATTGAAATAGGACCTGGAAAAGTACTGTCAGGCTTAGTGAAAAAGGTTGATCGTTCCCTCAAAACGTATGCCGTTTCCGATGCTGAATCCTGGCAGGCAGTTACAGAATCCTTGAAGGAGGAATTGAGATGAAGCTAGAGGGAAAAGCCGCTTTAGTAACGGGAGCTTCCCGCGGAATCGGAAGAGAAATCGCTTTGGGTCTTGCTAAGCAAGGAGCAGATATCGCGGTTAACTATTCCGGAAGTGAGGCGAGGGCGAACGAAGTCGTTGATGAAATAAAAGCATTAGGCAGAAATGCATTTGCTGTCCAATGCGATGTGTCCAGCAGTGATTCCGTGGCAAGCATGGTAAAAGAAACAGTAGAAAAGTTTGGCAAGCTTGATATTCTGATTAATAATGCTGGGATTACGAAGGATAACCTGATTATGAGAATGAAGGAAGACGAATGGGATGATGTAATTAACATTAACCTGAAAGGTGTGTTCCTTTGTACAAAAGCTGTTACAAGGCAGATGATGAAACAGCGCAGCGGGCGCATTATCAATATTTCTTCGATTGTTGGAGTCAGCGGCAATCCTGGTCAGGCTAATTATGTCGCTGCCAAATCAGGTGTTATTGGCCTGACAAAGACCTCTGCAAAGGAACTTGCATCAAGAGGCATAACGGTCAACGCCATTGCACCAGGTTTTATCACAACTGATATGACTGATAAGCTGAACGTGGATGTAAAAGAGCAGATGCTTAAGCAAATTCCTTTGGCGCGTTTTGGCGACCCTGCAGATATTGCGAATGTTGCAGTGTTTCTTGCTTCCGAGGACAGCCGCTATATGACAGGACAAACCCTTCATGTTGATGGCGGAATGGTCATGTAATTTGTAACAGGCTTGTAATGCAAAATTTTTTATAAAACCTTTCAATAAAGGCTTAAAATAATCTATAATACTTGAGGGGAGGTGAACGAGCATGGCAGAAGTATTAGAACGTGTAACAAAGATCATCGTGGACCGTCTTGGTGTTGAAGAGTCTGAAGTAAAATTGGAAGCTTCTTTCAAAGATGATCTAGGTGCTGATTCCCTTGATGTAGTAGAATTAGTAATGGAATTAGAAGACGAGTTCGACATGGAAATTTCTGACGATGATGCTGAGAAAATCGCAACAGTCGGTGACGCTGTAAATTACATAAAGGCTAGCCAATAA includes:
- the fapR gene encoding transcription factor FapR; protein product: MKRNKKERQHLLTDTIKENPFVTDEELAEKFSVSVQTIRLDRLELSIPELRERIKHVAEKTFEDEVRSLPIEEIIGEIIDIELDKTAISIFDVKNEHVFKRNGIARGHHLFAQANSLAVAVINDELALTAKANIQFTRPVRLSERVIAKAKVLTIDIDSGRTIVEVNSFVNNEQVFKGEFDMFRKK
- the plsX gene encoding phosphate acyltransferase PlsX; translation: MKISIDAMGGDNAPKEIVLGAMKAAAEFKDIYITLVGDESKIKEYLTSNERIEILHTDEVILPDDEPVRAVRRKKNASMVLAAQLVSDGKADACISAGNTGALMAAGLFVVGRIEGIERPALSPTLPTIGGEGFLLLDVGANVDAKPEHLLQYAIMGSIYTEKVRGVSNPRVGLLNIGTEEKKGNELAKNTFDLLKNADINFIGNVEARDLLEGAADVVVTDGFTGNMVLKTIEGTALSVFKMLKTALTSSFKTKLAAAALKPDLYQLKSKMDYSEYGGAGLFGLKAPVIKAHGSSDATALFSAVRQTRNMVENNVAQTIKEAVEKESEKTAIK
- the fabD gene encoding ACP S-malonyltransferase, with amino-acid sequence MGKIAFLFPGQGSQAAGMGKALAEQDEKVKSFFESADQKLGYPLSELIFEGPQEKLTLTTNAQPALLTTSIAILDYFKRSGVTPDFVAGHSLGEYTALVSAEAISFEDGVYAVRKRGEFMEEAVPNGEGTMAAVLGLDRDKLTAVTEEVTAGGNPVQLANLNCPGQIVISGSRAGVELASAKAKEEGAKRVLPLEVSGPFHSELMKPAAEKFRQILDEIEIKDAAVPVIANVTASEMTSASEINSRLIEQLYSPVLWEDSIRKMIELGVDTFIEIGPGKVLSGLVKKVDRSLKTYAVSDAESWQAVTESLKEELR
- the fabG gene encoding 3-oxoacyl-[acyl-carrier-protein] reductase, encoding MKLEGKAALVTGASRGIGREIALGLAKQGADIAVNYSGSEARANEVVDEIKALGRNAFAVQCDVSSSDSVASMVKETVEKFGKLDILINNAGITKDNLIMRMKEDEWDDVININLKGVFLCTKAVTRQMMKQRSGRIINISSIVGVSGNPGQANYVAAKSGVIGLTKTSAKELASRGITVNAIAPGFITTDMTDKLNVDVKEQMLKQIPLARFGDPADIANVAVFLASEDSRYMTGQTLHVDGGMVM
- a CDS encoding acyl carrier protein, with the translated sequence MAEVLERVTKIIVDRLGVEESEVKLEASFKDDLGADSLDVVELVMELEDEFDMEISDDDAEKIATVGDAVNYIKASQ